One window from the genome of Cucumis melo cultivar AY chromosome 12, USDA_Cmelo_AY_1.0, whole genome shotgun sequence encodes:
- the LOC103483085 gene encoding AAA-ATPase At3g28580-like produces MDSITRRYKMSGTEKFDGRDGKAISRRRPLTMTEILTSTSSTLATIMFAWSIIRQYCPHGLRQYFQIYFGKFMDYIYPSPYVRIAIYEFVGERFSRNKAFAAVEAYLSDKLSDDAKRLKAEVGESKNNFSLSMDEYERVTDVYENAEFWWTLSKIPGSAKKSPSLYPDIDRRFYQLKFHKKHRELVKESYLKHVLKEGKEIRVNRRRRKLYTNGTGNRWLIHKSTTWSEVYFEHPASFDTIGMDPEKKQEIIEDLLTFSQSKEYYARIGKAWKRGYLLYGPPGTGKSTMIAAMANLLNYDVYDLELTAVKDNTELRKLLIETTSKSIIVIEDIDCSLEFTRQREIKKKGRSNEEKEKEKAIKEPNKEEEVKSKVTLSGLLNFIDGIWSACGGERLIVFTTNHLEKLDPALIRRGRMDKHIELSYCSYEAFKVLAKNYLNVETHELFGEIKELFNNVKMTPADVAENLMPKSRQEGAEHSLRRFIGSLEEKKRVEEKKKRMEDRKKEKSKIVDEKGDSRLKGVVFRVMNNWGRFWVGEEGGLRMEEK; encoded by the coding sequence ATGGATTCCATTACCCGAAGGTACAAGATGAGCGGAACCGAAAAGTTCGACGGTCGCGATGGCAAGGCGATCTCTAGAAGGAGGCCGCTGACGATGACGGAGATTTTAACATCAACAAGCTCTACACTCGCGACGATCATGTTCGCCTGGTCGATCATCCGTCAGTACTGTCCTCACGGACTCCGCCAATATTTCCAGATATATTTTGGTAAGTTCATGGATTACATCTATCCTAGTCCGTATGTTCGAATCGCAATCTACGAATTCGTTGGTGAACGTTTCAGTCGGAACAAAGCCTTCGCGGCGGTTGAAGCGTATCTTAGCGATAAACTTTCAGACGACGCTAAAAGACTCAAAGCCGAAGTCGGAGAAAGCAAGAACAACTTCTCATTGAGTATGGATGAGTACGAAAGAGTTACCGATGTGTACGAAAACGCTGAGTTCTGGTGGACTTTGAGCAAAATCCCCGGATCGGCAAAGAAATCCCCCTCTTTGTATCCAGACATCGATCGAAGATTCTACCAACTTAAATTTCACAAGAAGCATCGAGAACTTGTGAAAGAATCGTATCTGAAGCATGTATTGAAGGAAGGAAAAGAAATCAGAGTGAATCGGAGGCGGAGGAAGCTTTACACTAACGGAACAGGAAATCGATGGCTAATTCACAAGTCGACGACGTGGAGCGAAGTTTACTTCGAACATCCTGCAAGTTTTGACACAATCGGAATGGATCCAGAGAAAAAGCAAGAGATTATAGAAGATTTACTAACATTTAGCCAAAGTAAAGAGTATTACGCTCGAATCGGCAAGGCATGGAAACGAGGTTACCTTCTGTACGGCCCGCCGGGGACGGGGAAATCAACGATGATCGCCGCCATGGCGAATTTGCTAAACTACGACGTTTACGATTTGGAATTAACAGCAGTGAAGGACAATACAGAGCTTCGGAAGCTTCTAATTGAGACGACGAGCAAATCGATAATCGTGATTGAAGATATCGATTGTTCATTAGAATTCACAAGGCAAAGGGAAATCAAGAAAAAAGGAAGGTCAAATGAGGAGAAAGAGAAGGAGAAAGCAATTAAGGAACcgaataaagaagaagaagtgaaaAGCAAAGTAACTCTGTCTGGATTGTTGAATTTCATCGACGGAATTTGGTCAGCTTGCGGCGGAGAGAGGCTGATCGTTTTCACAACAAATCACTTGGAGAAGCTTGATCCAGCATTGATTCGTAGAGGTAGAATGGACAAACACATTGAGCTTTCTTATTGTAGCTATGAAGCTTTCAAAGTGTTGGCTAAGAACTACTTGAATGTTGAAACACACGAGCTTTTTGGAGAGATTAAAGAGCTTTTCAACAATGTAAAAATGACGCCGGCGGATGTGGCCGAGAATCTGATGCCGAAATCACGGCAAGAAGGGGCGGAGCATTCACTTCGTAGGTTTATCGGAAGCttggaagagaagaagagagtagaggagaagaagaaaagaatggaAGACAGGAAGAAAGAGAAATCAAAGATAGTCGACGAAAAAGGAGATAGTCGACTAAAAGGGGTCGTCTTTAGAGTGATGAATAATTGGGGCAGATTTTGGGTTGGGGAAGAAGGTGGGTTAAGAATGGAGGAGAAATGA
- the LOC103483070 gene encoding HIPL1 protein → MERFTGVILFLCGLLLFVHSTVSLPLCSDSTAPFTLNTTLKFCPYNGSVCCNSTQDGAIQRQFQGMNISDPACASLVKSIACARCDPFSGDLYQVDSTPRPVPLLCNSTSEKSPQSNQAATDFCSTVWDTCQNVTIVNSPFAPSLQGRAGVPTNSSTSKLSDLWQSKADFCNAFGGASTEESVCFVGEPVSLNNTELPSPPRGLCLEKIGNGTYLNMVPHPDGSNRAFFSSQAGKIWLATIPEKGSGGVLGLDESKPFVDLTDEVNFDTQFGMMGLAFHPNFAQNGRFFASFNCDKVKWPGCSGRCSCNSDVNCDPSKLPADSGSQPCQHQSVVAEYTVNGSASQPSLATTAKPSEVRRIITIGLPFTSHHGGQILFGPDGYLYFMMGDGGGQGGDPYNFSQNKKSLLGKIMRLDINNFPSPEDIDKLDLWGNYTIPKDNPFVEDQGAQPEVWAYGLRNPWRCSFDSERPSYFMCGDVGQDQYEEVDIITKGGNYGWRIYEGPLLFVPNSSPGGSTPVDSINPIFPVMGYNHSAVSKNVGSASITGGYFYRSKTDPCMYGRYLYGDLYASAIWAGIENPENSGNFTSNQIPFSCAPDSPIPCSSTPGSSLPALGYVFSFGEDKDKDIYLLTSSGVYRVAAPGRCKYTCSLENVTSTVGSSGPTPSPPPSHASRSSNSWSILMLLLTYVLLLLMTCS, encoded by the exons ATGGAACGTTTTACTGGGGTCATCCTCTTCCTCTGTGGGCTGCTGCTGTTTGTTCATTCTACAGTTTCACTTCCCTTGTGCTCTGATTCAA CGGCTCCCTTTACTTTGAACACTACATTGAAGTTTTGTCCTTATAATGGGAGTGTTTGTTGTAACTCTACTCAAGATGGGGCTATACAGAGACAATTCCAAGGGATGAACATTTCTGATCCTGCTTGTGCTTCTCTTGTCAAATCCATTGCCTGTGCG AGGTGCGATCCATTTTCTGGAGATCTGTATCAAGTCGATTCAACACCTAGGCCAGTTCCTCTTCTCTGCAACTCCACTTCAGAGAAATCACCACAGTCGAACCAAGCAGCTACTGACTTCTGTTCTACAGTATGGGACACATGCCAAAATGTAACGATAGTCAACTCCCCCTTTGCCCCTTCGTTACAGGGTCGAGCTGGAGTACCTACTAACTCGAGTACTAGCAAGCTCTCAGATCTATGGCAGTCAAAGGCTGACTTTTGCAACGCATTTGGAGGAGCATCCACGGAAGAGTCAGTCTGCTTTGTTGGTGAACCTGTGTCACTTAACAATACTGAACTTCCTAGCCCTCCACGTGGCTTATGTCTTGAGAAAATTGGGAATGGAACTTACCTGAATATGGTGCCCCATCCTGATGGATCTAATCGTGCATTCTTCTCTAGCCAAGCGGGCAAGATTTGGTTGGCAACTATTCCTGAGAAGGGATCAGGAGGAGTCTTGGGGCTCGACGAATCTAAACCTTTTGTAGACTTAACTGATGAAGTTAACTTCGATACTCAATTTGGCATGATGGGCCTTGCCTTTCATCCAAACTTTGCACAAAATGGGAGATTCTTTGCTTCTTTCAATTGTGACAAGGTTAAGTGGCCAGGGTGCTCCGGAAGATGTTCTTGTAATTCTGATGTTAATTGTGATCCTTCCAAACTACCAGCTGATAGTGGATCCCAACCGTGCCAACATCAAAGTGTAGTCGCAGAGTACACAGTCAATGGTAGTGCATCCCAGCCTTCATTG GCAACAACTGCAAAGCCATCGGAAGTAAGAAGAATAATCACTATTGGTCTTCCATTTACCTCTCATCATGGGGGACAGATACTCTTTGGGCCAGATGGTTATCTTTACTTCATGATGGGAGACGGTGGCGGTCAAGGTGGTGATCCTTACAATTTTTCCCAGAACAAGAAATCATTGCTTGGGAAGATTATGAGGCTTGATATCAATAACTTTCCAA GTCCAGAAGATATTGATAAACTTGATTTATGGGGAAACTATACTATTCCTAAAGACAACCCATTTGTTGAAGATCAAGGAGCACAGCCAGAGGTATGGGCTTACGGTTTGAGAAATCCTTGGCGCTGCAGTTTCGATTCAGAAAGACCTTCCTACTTCATGTGTGGAGATGTTGGACAG GATCAATACGAGGAGGTGGACATCATCACAAAGGGCGGAAACTATGGTTGGCGCATTTACGAGGGTCCTCTTTTGTTTGTTCCAAATTCATCCCCTGGAGGATCCACACCTGTAGATTCCATAAATCCAATCTTCCCTGTGATGGGCTACAACCATTCTGCAGTAAGCAAGAATGTAGGTTCTGCATCAATAACAGGGGGATATTTCTATCGATCTAAGACCGATCCGTGTATGTACGGAAG GTACTTGTATGGAGATTTGTACGCTTCTGCTATATGGGCAGGAATTGAAAACCCAGAAAACAGTGGAAACTTTACCTCAAATCAAATCCCTTTCAGTTGTGCACCTGATTCTCCTATACCTTGTAGTTCCACTCCAGGCAGCTCTCTTCCAGCGTTGGGTTATGTCTTCTCATTTGGTGAGGACAAAGACAAAGACATTTACCTTCTAACCAGCAGTGGAGTTTACAGGGTCGCCGCACCGGGTCGTTGTAAATACACTTGCTCATTGGAAAACGTGACATCAACGGTTGGAAGTTCTGGTCCAACGCCATCTCCTCCTCCGTCCCATGCAAGTCGGTCTTCGAACTCATGGAGTATCCTGATGCTTCTACTCACTTATGTGCTGCTTCTGCTTATGACTTGCAGCTGA
- the LOC103483054 gene encoding protein EARLY FLOWERING 5 isoform X2 encodes MYQPCRSSFPWTCIPSREMNKKERKKVREVGILKKDPDAIKEQIQKLEMMKADGALDKARKHKKRQLEDTLNLVLKKRREYEDKMKEKGEVPVMFSHLGPPKRRTAEEEEERGKHPNPEDSVYHHPTLNPTGAPPPGKPPMFKSSIGPRVPLSDASTSGAASSLNMEPEDVPLAVPPPPPPPPLPDSAKLGSADGPALPDSLPLPPPPPLPSKPVASNLGLPLPPPPPGPPPREQVAGRPPFLLPPPLQQSTMMLPSGTSEGEKERSQSSAFLDDSTSKMPAQVPTTLPPPPPPPGMPPKSDLSEGVSGDEETNNSLGIKDVSKLVPPPPPPRPPPVPGPSLIPTLQPDVLPPGISRFPPPPPPPDMRPTLSAPGVPLPPGMMVPLMARPPFGPPLGPPPMMRPPLPPGPPPIFHEDDHNAHMPPVPQKPSYVKSAASTVVKRPLAQHTPELTAMVPASVRVRRELAAPKSKPKPSPSTTAAPSLPTAPIVGKPELVSSSSAPKKQSIDDSYMAFLEDMKALGALDE; translated from the exons ATGTATCAACCTTGTAGAAGCTCATTCCCGTGGACCTGTATTCCAAGTCGGGAAATG AataagaaagagagaaaaaaggtAAGAGAGGTGggaattttgaagaaagatCCTGATGCAATCAAGGAGCAAATTCAAAAGTTGGAAATGATGA AGGCTGATGGTGCCCTCGATAAAGCTAGAAAGCACAAGAAAAGGCAGTTAGAAGACACTCTTAATCTTGTATTAAAGAAGAGGAgg GAATATGAAGATAAAATGAAGGAGAAGGGTGAGGTCCCAGTTATGTTCAG TCATTTGGGACCTCCAAAAAGACGAACAgctgaagaggaagaagagagagGGAAACATCCAAATCCTGAA GACTCTGTTTACCACCACCCCACACTAAATCCCACTGGAGCTCCACCACCTGGGAAACCTCCCATGTTTAAATCATCAATTG GACCACGAGTTCCTCTATCTGATGCTTCTACTAGTGGTGCTGCATCATCCTTGAATATGGAGCCGGAGGATGTTCCCTTGGCTGTACCTCCACCTCCCCCACCACCTCCTTTGCCAGACTCTGCTAAGTTGGGTTCTGCTGATGGTCCTGCTCTACCTGATTCCTTACCTTTACCTCCTCCGCCTCCATTGCCATCTAAGCCTGTAGCATCAAACTTGGGTTTACCACTACCTCCACCACCTCCTGGACCTCCACCAAGAGAACAAGTTGCAGGCCGCCCTCCCTTTTTGTTGCCTCCACCTTTGCAGCAGTCTACCATGATGCTCCCTTCTGGAACCAGTGAAGGTGAAAAGGAGAGAAGTCAGTCATCTGCATTTTTGGATGATTCAACTTCCAAGATGCCAGCTCAG GTACCTACTACTCTCCCGCCACCTCCCCCCCCACCTGGAATGCCACCAAAGAGTGATCTGTCTGAAGGTGTATCAGGTGATGAGGAGACAAATAATTCTTTAGGGATTAAAGATGTTTCTAAACTGGTTCCTCCACCTCCACCTCCAAGACCTCCTCCAGTACCTGGGCCTTCATTGATACCAACCTTGCAGCCTGATGTTTTACCCCCTGGAATATCTCGATTTCCCCCACCTCCACCTCCACCAGACATGCGACCAACATTATCCGCACCTGGAGTTCCACTCCCACCCGGAATGATGGTTCCGTTAATGGCACGGCCACCATTTGGGCCTCCTCTTGGACCTCCACCCATGATGAGACCACCTCTTCCTCCTGGGCCTCCTCCCATTTTTCATGAAGATGACCATAATGCACATATGCCACCTGTCCCTCAAAAGCCCTCGTATGTTAAATCTGCAGCATCTACTGTTGTTAAGCGTCCGCTGGCTCAACACACTCCAGAACTTACAGCAATG GTTCCTGCATCAGTTAGAGTGAGAAGAGAGCTAGCAGCACCGAAGTCTAAGCCAAAACCTTCACCATCAACTACAGCCGCACCATCCCTACCCACAGCTCCTATCGTAGGGAAGCCAGAGTTGGTCAGCTCGTCATCGGCCCCAAAGAAACAGAGTATTGATGACTCATATATGGCATTTTTGGAGGACATGAAGGCTCTTGGCGCTCTTGATGAATGA
- the LOC103483054 gene encoding protein EARLY FLOWERING 5 isoform X3, translating to MCAYQNKKERKKVREVGILKKDPDAIKEQIQKLEMMKADGALDKARKHKKRQLEDTLNLVLKKRREYEDKMKEKGEVPVMFSHLGPPKRRTAEEEEERGKHPNPEDSVYHHPTLNPTGAPPPGKPPMFKSSIGPRVPLSDASTSGAASSLNMEPEDVPLAVPPPPPPPPLPDSAKLGSADGPALPDSLPLPPPPPLPSKPVASNLGLPLPPPPPGPPPREQVAGRPPFLLPPPLQQSTMMLPSGTSEGEKERSQSSAFLDDSTSKMPAQVPTTLPPPPPPPGMPPKSDLSEGVSGDEETNNSLGIKDVSKLVPPPPPPRPPPVPGPSLIPTLQPDVLPPGISRFPPPPPPPDMRPTLSAPGVPLPPGMMVPLMARPPFGPPLGPPPMMRPPLPPGPPPIFHEDDHNAHMPPVPQKPSYVKSAASTVVKRPLAQHTPELTAMVPASVRVRRELAAPKSKPKPSPSTTAAPSLPTAPIVGKPELVSSSSAPKKQSIDDSYMAFLEDMKALGALDE from the exons ATGTGTGCCTACCAGAataagaaagagagaaaaaaggtAAGAGAGGTGggaattttgaagaaagatCCTGATGCAATCAAGGAGCAAATTCAAAAGTTGGAAATGATGA AGGCTGATGGTGCCCTCGATAAAGCTAGAAAGCACAAGAAAAGGCAGTTAGAAGACACTCTTAATCTTGTATTAAAGAAGAGGAgg GAATATGAAGATAAAATGAAGGAGAAGGGTGAGGTCCCAGTTATGTTCAG TCATTTGGGACCTCCAAAAAGACGAACAgctgaagaggaagaagagagagGGAAACATCCAAATCCTGAA GACTCTGTTTACCACCACCCCACACTAAATCCCACTGGAGCTCCACCACCTGGGAAACCTCCCATGTTTAAATCATCAATTG GACCACGAGTTCCTCTATCTGATGCTTCTACTAGTGGTGCTGCATCATCCTTGAATATGGAGCCGGAGGATGTTCCCTTGGCTGTACCTCCACCTCCCCCACCACCTCCTTTGCCAGACTCTGCTAAGTTGGGTTCTGCTGATGGTCCTGCTCTACCTGATTCCTTACCTTTACCTCCTCCGCCTCCATTGCCATCTAAGCCTGTAGCATCAAACTTGGGTTTACCACTACCTCCACCACCTCCTGGACCTCCACCAAGAGAACAAGTTGCAGGCCGCCCTCCCTTTTTGTTGCCTCCACCTTTGCAGCAGTCTACCATGATGCTCCCTTCTGGAACCAGTGAAGGTGAAAAGGAGAGAAGTCAGTCATCTGCATTTTTGGATGATTCAACTTCCAAGATGCCAGCTCAG GTACCTACTACTCTCCCGCCACCTCCCCCCCCACCTGGAATGCCACCAAAGAGTGATCTGTCTGAAGGTGTATCAGGTGATGAGGAGACAAATAATTCTTTAGGGATTAAAGATGTTTCTAAACTGGTTCCTCCACCTCCACCTCCAAGACCTCCTCCAGTACCTGGGCCTTCATTGATACCAACCTTGCAGCCTGATGTTTTACCCCCTGGAATATCTCGATTTCCCCCACCTCCACCTCCACCAGACATGCGACCAACATTATCCGCACCTGGAGTTCCACTCCCACCCGGAATGATGGTTCCGTTAATGGCACGGCCACCATTTGGGCCTCCTCTTGGACCTCCACCCATGATGAGACCACCTCTTCCTCCTGGGCCTCCTCCCATTTTTCATGAAGATGACCATAATGCACATATGCCACCTGTCCCTCAAAAGCCCTCGTATGTTAAATCTGCAGCATCTACTGTTGTTAAGCGTCCGCTGGCTCAACACACTCCAGAACTTACAGCAATG GTTCCTGCATCAGTTAGAGTGAGAAGAGAGCTAGCAGCACCGAAGTCTAAGCCAAAACCTTCACCATCAACTACAGCCGCACCATCCCTACCCACAGCTCCTATCGTAGGGAAGCCAGAGTTGGTCAGCTCGTCATCGGCCCCAAAGAAACAGAGTATTGATGACTCATATATGGCATTTTTGGAGGACATGAAGGCTCTTGGCGCTCTTGATGAATGA
- the LOC103483054 gene encoding protein EARLY FLOWERING 5 isoform X1, producing the protein MKTTKGGKVMNPTDAYRKELRKKELKRNKKERKKVREVGILKKDPDAIKEQIQKLEMMKADGALDKARKHKKRQLEDTLNLVLKKRREYEDKMKEKGEVPVMFSHLGPPKRRTAEEEEERGKHPNPEDSVYHHPTLNPTGAPPPGKPPMFKSSIGPRVPLSDASTSGAASSLNMEPEDVPLAVPPPPPPPPLPDSAKLGSADGPALPDSLPLPPPPPLPSKPVASNLGLPLPPPPPGPPPREQVAGRPPFLLPPPLQQSTMMLPSGTSEGEKERSQSSAFLDDSTSKMPAQVPTTLPPPPPPPGMPPKSDLSEGVSGDEETNNSLGIKDVSKLVPPPPPPRPPPVPGPSLIPTLQPDVLPPGISRFPPPPPPPDMRPTLSAPGVPLPPGMMVPLMARPPFGPPLGPPPMMRPPLPPGPPPIFHEDDHNAHMPPVPQKPSYVKSAASTVVKRPLAQHTPELTAMVPASVRVRRELAAPKSKPKPSPSTTAAPSLPTAPIVGKPELVSSSSAPKKQSIDDSYMAFLEDMKALGALDE; encoded by the exons ATGAAGACGACCAAAGGAGGTAAGGTGATGAACCCTACGGATGCTTACCGAAAGGAGCTTCGCAAGAAGGAATTGAAACGG AataagaaagagagaaaaaaggtAAGAGAGGTGggaattttgaagaaagatCCTGATGCAATCAAGGAGCAAATTCAAAAGTTGGAAATGATGA AGGCTGATGGTGCCCTCGATAAAGCTAGAAAGCACAAGAAAAGGCAGTTAGAAGACACTCTTAATCTTGTATTAAAGAAGAGGAgg GAATATGAAGATAAAATGAAGGAGAAGGGTGAGGTCCCAGTTATGTTCAG TCATTTGGGACCTCCAAAAAGACGAACAgctgaagaggaagaagagagagGGAAACATCCAAATCCTGAA GACTCTGTTTACCACCACCCCACACTAAATCCCACTGGAGCTCCACCACCTGGGAAACCTCCCATGTTTAAATCATCAATTG GACCACGAGTTCCTCTATCTGATGCTTCTACTAGTGGTGCTGCATCATCCTTGAATATGGAGCCGGAGGATGTTCCCTTGGCTGTACCTCCACCTCCCCCACCACCTCCTTTGCCAGACTCTGCTAAGTTGGGTTCTGCTGATGGTCCTGCTCTACCTGATTCCTTACCTTTACCTCCTCCGCCTCCATTGCCATCTAAGCCTGTAGCATCAAACTTGGGTTTACCACTACCTCCACCACCTCCTGGACCTCCACCAAGAGAACAAGTTGCAGGCCGCCCTCCCTTTTTGTTGCCTCCACCTTTGCAGCAGTCTACCATGATGCTCCCTTCTGGAACCAGTGAAGGTGAAAAGGAGAGAAGTCAGTCATCTGCATTTTTGGATGATTCAACTTCCAAGATGCCAGCTCAG GTACCTACTACTCTCCCGCCACCTCCCCCCCCACCTGGAATGCCACCAAAGAGTGATCTGTCTGAAGGTGTATCAGGTGATGAGGAGACAAATAATTCTTTAGGGATTAAAGATGTTTCTAAACTGGTTCCTCCACCTCCACCTCCAAGACCTCCTCCAGTACCTGGGCCTTCATTGATACCAACCTTGCAGCCTGATGTTTTACCCCCTGGAATATCTCGATTTCCCCCACCTCCACCTCCACCAGACATGCGACCAACATTATCCGCACCTGGAGTTCCACTCCCACCCGGAATGATGGTTCCGTTAATGGCACGGCCACCATTTGGGCCTCCTCTTGGACCTCCACCCATGATGAGACCACCTCTTCCTCCTGGGCCTCCTCCCATTTTTCATGAAGATGACCATAATGCACATATGCCACCTGTCCCTCAAAAGCCCTCGTATGTTAAATCTGCAGCATCTACTGTTGTTAAGCGTCCGCTGGCTCAACACACTCCAGAACTTACAGCAATG GTTCCTGCATCAGTTAGAGTGAGAAGAGAGCTAGCAGCACCGAAGTCTAAGCCAAAACCTTCACCATCAACTACAGCCGCACCATCCCTACCCACAGCTCCTATCGTAGGGAAGCCAGAGTTGGTCAGCTCGTCATCGGCCCCAAAGAAACAGAGTATTGATGACTCATATATGGCATTTTTGGAGGACATGAAGGCTCTTGGCGCTCTTGATGAATGA